The following coding sequences lie in one Candidatus Nitrospira allomarina genomic window:
- a CDS encoding tetratricopeptide repeat protein has translation MSIPLAKWGNLFLSVIILYGCGSAEERKASFVTKAKKFIQEDNFPQARVALRNALRIDPQDPHVYFLAGQVSEKEANWPKAFRQYARGVELDPTHQAAVGRLARFYLAAKDIKELEGLSDSILARDPHDVFGHTLQVCVWFLRGEHSRALTKADSLLEQLPTDSNILLMLAAIFSANRELDKARSVLQLGLKVHPDHVDLLNYLATISIGMKAFDKAEAIYLQLLAKEPRGYAHRDKLAGLYRHLGKPDKVLALLREGVALDPNDERRWKSLVMFADSSQREALLEESLQVLPHSFTLRFLLGAHFEHIQEFQKARKMYEAIVLEAETSEQGIKAEVELAKLDVAEENPRAAQIRLASVLEEYPGHFDALLLKGELNVAQNQSSPAVGTFRIVLRDEPNNRDIQRVLGQAHMLAREFELNQENLEKSVALNSRQLDVFSALARLSARQGHLEKAQQYLESILQVVPTHPEAAWSLFQIKLAQRQWAEGDGMIARFEESVWSGYQVDLAKGILASGLQQWDLAVQAFTGAQQAKLHAMAPLAALIHAYLEQRQPEHARDYLQKLVGSHSGHPFAWGLLGAVFVQLHDRASALSAYRKQMEGNPMWVEPWKDWAMVSWSLGRKREAIDMLNEGLTIHVQSPILLKALASFYQANGQIDLAIRQYELVLNHSPHDVLAANNLAFLLAEEKGDVQSLAYAVDLTRNFEARTQNPFLLDTLAWVYFKIGLNEEATRVLTKALSKAPDHGLLNYHLGMVTLKAGDRIMAKQYFEKAMNRSSESEDMETVRQVLADISS, from the coding sequence CGGAAGAACGGAAAGCCTCTTTCGTGACCAAGGCTAAAAAATTCATTCAGGAAGATAATTTTCCACAAGCCAGGGTGGCCTTGCGAAATGCCCTCAGGATTGATCCCCAGGACCCTCATGTGTATTTCCTGGCTGGGCAAGTTTCGGAGAAAGAGGCCAATTGGCCAAAAGCCTTTCGTCAGTATGCGAGGGGCGTCGAATTAGATCCTACTCACCAGGCGGCTGTGGGACGATTGGCGCGATTTTATTTAGCCGCGAAAGACATCAAAGAATTGGAGGGCTTATCTGATTCCATATTGGCCCGTGATCCTCATGATGTCTTTGGGCATACTCTTCAAGTCTGTGTGTGGTTTCTCCGCGGAGAGCACTCCAGGGCCCTTACAAAAGCAGACTCTCTTCTTGAGCAACTTCCCACTGATTCCAATATTCTGTTGATGCTCGCCGCGATTTTTTCGGCCAATCGTGAATTGGACAAGGCTCGATCGGTTCTCCAATTAGGATTGAAGGTCCACCCCGATCATGTCGATCTCCTGAATTATTTGGCGACGATCTCGATCGGGATGAAGGCTTTTGACAAGGCGGAAGCTATCTATCTCCAATTGCTCGCCAAAGAACCGCGTGGGTATGCACATCGCGACAAGCTGGCCGGGCTGTATCGGCACCTGGGGAAGCCCGACAAAGTCTTGGCCCTTCTACGTGAAGGGGTGGCGCTGGATCCCAACGATGAGCGGCGTTGGAAGAGTTTGGTTATGTTTGCTGATAGCTCACAGCGGGAAGCTTTGCTGGAAGAGTCGCTTCAAGTCTTACCTCACTCGTTTACCCTCCGGTTTCTTTTGGGTGCGCATTTTGAGCATATTCAAGAATTCCAAAAGGCCCGTAAGATGTACGAAGCGATTGTTCTTGAAGCGGAGACGAGTGAGCAGGGCATAAAGGCGGAAGTTGAATTGGCCAAGCTTGATGTTGCTGAGGAGAATCCAAGAGCAGCGCAGATCCGCTTGGCAAGCGTGTTGGAAGAGTACCCCGGTCATTTTGATGCGTTGCTTCTAAAAGGCGAATTGAATGTAGCGCAAAACCAGAGCAGCCCGGCGGTCGGAACATTTCGAATTGTCTTAAGAGATGAGCCTAATAATAGGGATATTCAGAGGGTATTGGGGCAGGCGCATATGTTGGCCCGAGAGTTTGAGCTGAATCAGGAAAATTTGGAAAAATCTGTGGCGCTCAACTCCCGACAGCTTGACGTCTTTTCGGCGTTGGCCCGCCTCTCTGCTCGACAGGGCCATTTAGAAAAGGCTCAACAATATCTGGAATCCATTCTTCAAGTGGTTCCCACTCATCCTGAAGCCGCATGGTCGCTTTTCCAGATAAAATTGGCTCAACGGCAATGGGCAGAGGGAGATGGAATGATTGCCCGTTTCGAGGAATCAGTCTGGTCTGGCTATCAGGTGGACCTAGCAAAAGGAATTCTCGCTTCCGGACTTCAGCAATGGGATCTCGCTGTGCAGGCTTTTACTGGGGCTCAACAAGCCAAGCTTCATGCGATGGCTCCTTTGGCAGCGTTAATCCATGCGTATCTCGAGCAACGACAGCCAGAGCACGCACGGGATTATCTCCAGAAGCTAGTGGGAAGCCATTCCGGCCATCCATTTGCATGGGGGCTATTAGGTGCCGTGTTCGTTCAATTGCATGATAGGGCGTCTGCCCTTTCTGCGTATCGGAAGCAAATGGAGGGAAATCCCATGTGGGTTGAGCCCTGGAAAGATTGGGCCATGGTAAGTTGGTCTCTGGGCAGAAAAAGAGAAGCGATCGATATGTTAAATGAGGGGTTAACCATCCATGTCCAATCTCCCATTTTGTTGAAGGCATTAGCCTCCTTTTATCAAGCCAATGGACAAATTGACCTGGCGATTCGGCAGTACGAATTGGTGTTGAATCATTCCCCCCATGATGTTCTGGCAGCGAATAATTTAGCGTTCTTATTGGCAGAAGAAAAGGGGGATGTCCAAAGTTTGGCATACGCGGTTGATTTGACCCGGAACTTTGAAGCCAGAACGCAGAACCCGTTTCTGCTTGATACATTGGCCTGGGTGTATTTCAAAATAGGTCTCAATGAGGAGGCAACCAGGGTATTAACGAAAGCATTGAGTAAGGCACCCGATCATGGATTGCTTAACTATCATTTGGGAATGGTGACCCTCAAGGCAGGTGATCGAATAATGGCTAAACAGTATTTTGAAAAAGCGATGAATCGGTCATCGGAATCGGAGGACATGGAAACGGTCCGTCAGGTGTTGGCGGACATAAGCTCATAA